From Entelurus aequoreus isolate RoL-2023_Sb linkage group LG22, RoL_Eaeq_v1.1, whole genome shotgun sequence, one genomic window encodes:
- the LOC133639272 gene encoding CMRF35-like molecule 5 isoform X1, with protein sequence MDIFFLFFAFLIGGLEAEKRSVTGVSGQNITITCSSENKDDNIKYFCKEPCRDADVLISSSVDKVKWDTNKYSIRNDKSRFHVTIFHLKKEDAGTYWCGVKVWWRDPLQNVVITVKEAITPEREPTKLPEQVHPKTSSSSIAQEKETTKLPEQVHPKTSTSLKLLYIGASLAVIVLVLAVVILIYFRHQKGHICSSSDQRQDSSNSITASSLINPDCPHYSTVSYNSRRDNSHVPPQPADVTYSLIKLSAAAESAIYCNL encoded by the exons ATGGACatattttttctcttctttgcTTTTCTTATAGGAG GGTTGGAGGCTGAAAAGAGGTCAGTCACAGGAGTGTCTGGGCAGAACATCACAATAACATGCTCTTCCGAAAACAAAGATGACAATATTAAATATTTCTGCAAAGAACCATGTAGGGATGCCGATGTCTTAATAAGTAGCAGTGTTGATAAAGTCAAGTGGGACACCAACAAATACAGTATAAGGAATGATAAAAGCAGATTTCATGTTACAATCTTTCACCTGAAAAAGGAAGATGCAGGTACCTACTGGTGTGGCGTCAAAGTCTGGTGGCGGGATCCACTACAAAATGTTGTCATTACTGTTAAAGAAG CAATAACACCAGAAAGAGAGCCAACAAAATTACCTGAACAAGTTCATCCAAAAACTTCATCATCAT CAATAGCACAAGAAAAAGAGACAACAAAATTACCTGAACAAGTTCATCCAAAAACTTCAACATCAC TGAAGCTGTTGTACATCGGAGCGAGCCTCGCAGTGATTGTACTCGTTTTGGCAGTAGTCATCCTCATATATTTCCGACACCAAAAAGGCCACATTTGCTCATCTTCTG ACCAACGCCAGGATTCCAGCAACTCCATCACTGCGTCCTCACTGATTAATCCAGACTGTCCTCACTATTCCACCGTCAGCTACAACAGCCGCAGAGACAACAGCCATGTCCCTCCTCAACCTGCAGACGTGACCTACTCCCTTATTAAGCTCAGTGCCGCAGCTGAATCGGCCATCTACTGCAACTTATGA
- the LOC133639272 gene encoding CMRF35-like molecule 2 isoform X2: MDIFFLFFAFLIGGLEAEKRSVTGVSGQNITITCSSENKDDNIKYFCKEPCRDADVLISSSVDKVKWDTNKYSIRNDKSRFHVTIFHLKKEDAGTYWCGVKVWWRDPLQNVVITVKEAIAQEKETTKLPEQVHPKTSTSLKLLYIGASLAVIVLVLAVVILIYFRHQKGHICSSSDQRQDSSNSITASSLINPDCPHYSTVSYNSRRDNSHVPPQPADVTYSLIKLSAAAESAIYCNL, translated from the exons ATGGACatattttttctcttctttgcTTTTCTTATAGGAG GGTTGGAGGCTGAAAAGAGGTCAGTCACAGGAGTGTCTGGGCAGAACATCACAATAACATGCTCTTCCGAAAACAAAGATGACAATATTAAATATTTCTGCAAAGAACCATGTAGGGATGCCGATGTCTTAATAAGTAGCAGTGTTGATAAAGTCAAGTGGGACACCAACAAATACAGTATAAGGAATGATAAAAGCAGATTTCATGTTACAATCTTTCACCTGAAAAAGGAAGATGCAGGTACCTACTGGTGTGGCGTCAAAGTCTGGTGGCGGGATCCACTACAAAATGTTGTCATTACTGTTAAAGAAG CAATAGCACAAGAAAAAGAGACAACAAAATTACCTGAACAAGTTCATCCAAAAACTTCAACATCAC TGAAGCTGTTGTACATCGGAGCGAGCCTCGCAGTGATTGTACTCGTTTTGGCAGTAGTCATCCTCATATATTTCCGACACCAAAAAGGCCACATTTGCTCATCTTCTG ACCAACGCCAGGATTCCAGCAACTCCATCACTGCGTCCTCACTGATTAATCCAGACTGTCCTCACTATTCCACCGTCAGCTACAACAGCCGCAGAGACAACAGCCATGTCCCTCCTCAACCTGCAGACGTGACCTACTCCCTTATTAAGCTCAGTGCCGCAGCTGAATCGGCCATCTACTGCAACTTATGA